One segment of Amycolatopsis alba DSM 44262 DNA contains the following:
- a CDS encoding FtsK/SpoIIIE domain-containing protein, producing MVDNEGAAAGAGKASWPGDGDRSSEPGDAELHALHEAAGQVFTATGRAAGALRSWLADDGARASQQCIDDANSAYDDEVAVVRRRVARSTTKGMHRITAAVSELAPDDFGTRWVTSGPLPDVTDPLAAARYVRLGTLDVPDIDMSAEIPLIVPLLDEGNVVLRSGQDVPPLKGVIHNIVVRALAGTGPGQLMLRVFDPCLRGYLAPFMPLREVSDELFASSGALPENLEELLDQLVDDVRRVGDLGRGQASSLGALRRATGQPLESYQLVTLLDFPQGVSERSARTLVSLLRSGPAHGISFVIHHNSSSKNAVMLGEVLDQLDRYAQTVTVNWGAGTVKWSGAPHAMARLEVPTGQQLQSTISVIATRARSATAPRISFAEIQSTEQLWTEKSADGITAAVGRVGHDVVSLTLGDDREQRHNVLVTGAVGQGKSNFLKVFIHSLAVRYGPDELELCLLDFKDGVTFYPLAPSDTSPDWLPHVRLIGLESDRDYGIAVLEYLFAEFDRRARVIKPHGDQIATYRRQVPDAKMPRIVAVIDEFQVLFEEDDPLTDRAVQLLERLARRGRAYGIHLVLASQTISGITALMAKEGGIYSQFPIRVALKNSSSESQAVLDTKNTEAARLRFRGEAVVNLDFGQIEGNRRAVIAVAEDDDLTALRMQCWNQRPAGAAPPSVFLGSSTATLVGAIPQLRELRASTRATTATKTGLLGMPIAITDSPIGVPLPATPGRHLAVVGAGHRAQPLGIGHRTEPNLAIGALQAAAISLAIQHPTGDASFTVLSYLTDSESADSGMPLLLDLLHHFSCQARLLQHQDATAELPRIAQDSAHSTGSAHYVVAFALDRAGALNQPDESFNQPVEDLQAILRDGPAHGTHILGWWSSIGMFKAHLGYDPTTAMDSILALRAEQRDITDLMGHTVTWSPRDNRGLLFDRTQLPAPVTLIPLMPLNRDIYNALTETDWDQ from the coding sequence ATGGTCGATAATGAGGGGGCGGCCGCGGGAGCGGGAAAGGCGTCGTGGCCGGGGGATGGAGATCGGTCTAGTGAGCCCGGTGATGCCGAGCTGCACGCCCTGCACGAGGCCGCCGGCCAAGTGTTCACTGCAACGGGGCGTGCGGCGGGTGCATTGCGCAGCTGGCTCGCGGATGACGGTGCCAGGGCGAGTCAACAGTGCATCGATGACGCGAACTCGGCGTATGACGATGAGGTCGCCGTAGTCCGTCGCCGGGTAGCTCGATCGACGACGAAAGGCATGCACCGGATCACCGCTGCGGTGTCGGAGCTCGCGCCGGACGATTTCGGGACACGTTGGGTGACATCGGGTCCTCTGCCCGATGTCACCGATCCGCTGGCTGCAGCCCGATACGTGCGGCTGGGTACGTTGGATGTGCCTGATATCGACATGAGCGCCGAGATCCCGCTTATCGTGCCGTTGCTCGACGAGGGCAATGTTGTGTTGAGATCCGGGCAGGACGTGCCGCCGTTGAAGGGCGTCATCCACAATATCGTCGTTCGCGCGTTGGCCGGCACCGGACCTGGTCAGTTAATGCTTCGAGTATTCGACCCTTGCCTGCGTGGCTACTTGGCGCCGTTCATGCCGCTGCGCGAGGTCAGTGACGAGCTGTTCGCCAGCTCTGGAGCGCTTCCTGAGAACTTGGAGGAGCTGCTCGATCAGCTTGTCGATGACGTGCGCCGTGTTGGCGACCTCGGCAGGGGACAGGCCTCCAGCCTCGGTGCGTTGCGACGGGCCACGGGCCAACCCCTCGAGTCCTATCAATTGGTGACTCTGCTGGACTTTCCTCAAGGTGTCTCCGAACGCTCCGCCCGTACCCTGGTCAGCTTGCTGCGCAGCGGGCCCGCACACGGGATCAGTTTTGTGATCCACCACAACTCCAGTTCCAAGAATGCTGTCATGCTGGGTGAAGTCCTTGATCAGCTTGACCGGTATGCCCAAACGGTGACGGTCAACTGGGGGGCGGGCACCGTCAAATGGTCAGGAGCCCCGCACGCGATGGCGCGACTTGAGGTACCTACGGGCCAGCAGCTCCAGAGCACAATCTCTGTGATCGCGACTCGCGCCCGGTCGGCGACCGCACCACGAATTTCGTTCGCCGAGATCCAGTCGACTGAGCAGTTGTGGACGGAAAAGTCGGCCGACGGGATTACCGCGGCAGTCGGCCGCGTAGGGCACGACGTGGTGAGCCTGACACTGGGCGATGACCGCGAGCAGCGGCACAACGTGCTGGTGACCGGTGCCGTAGGCCAGGGCAAGTCGAACTTCCTCAAAGTCTTCATCCACAGCCTCGCGGTCCGGTACGGGCCCGATGAGCTGGAACTGTGCCTGCTCGATTTCAAAGATGGTGTCACCTTCTACCCCTTGGCTCCCAGTGACACCTCCCCGGACTGGCTTCCGCACGTCAGGCTCATCGGTTTGGAAAGCGACCGTGACTACGGAATCGCCGTCCTGGAGTACCTGTTCGCGGAGTTCGACCGCCGGGCACGCGTCATCAAGCCGCACGGCGATCAAATCGCCACCTACCGAAGACAGGTCCCCGACGCGAAGATGCCGCGCATCGTCGCGGTGATCGACGAGTTCCAGGTGCTATTCGAGGAAGACGATCCCCTTACCGACCGAGCTGTTCAGCTTCTGGAGCGGCTCGCTCGCCGGGGTCGCGCCTACGGTATCCACCTTGTGCTGGCGTCTCAGACGATCTCAGGCATCACCGCGCTGATGGCCAAGGAAGGCGGGATCTACTCGCAGTTCCCGATCCGCGTCGCGCTGAAGAACTCTTCCAGCGAGTCCCAGGCAGTCTTGGACACCAAGAACACCGAGGCCGCGCGGTTACGATTCCGAGGCGAGGCTGTCGTCAATCTTGACTTCGGTCAGATCGAAGGGAACCGGCGGGCGGTCATCGCAGTAGCCGAGGACGACGACCTCACGGCCCTCCGCATGCAATGCTGGAACCAGCGCCCCGCCGGTGCCGCGCCACCCTCGGTATTCCTCGGCAGCAGCACGGCGACGCTGGTCGGAGCCATCCCGCAGCTGCGTGAGTTACGCGCCAGCACGCGCGCGACGACTGCGACGAAAACCGGCCTGCTCGGAATGCCGATCGCGATCACGGATTCGCCGATCGGGGTCCCCTTGCCCGCGACACCAGGCAGGCACCTGGCCGTCGTCGGAGCCGGCCACCGAGCCCAGCCACTCGGAATCGGCCACCGCACCGAGCCGAACCTCGCCATCGGCGCGCTGCAGGCCGCAGCCATCTCACTGGCAATCCAGCATCCCACCGGAGATGCGTCCTTCACAGTCCTCAGCTACCTGACCGACTCAGAGTCCGCTGACTCCGGAATGCCCCTCCTGCTGGACCTTCTCCATCATTTCAGCTGCCAGGCACGCCTGCTGCAACACCAGGACGCGACCGCCGAACTGCCACGGATCGCACAGGACAGTGCCCACTCAACTGGATCCGCGCACTACGTGGTCGCGTTCGCCCTCGACAGGGCAGGCGCGCTCAACCAGCCGGACGAGTCGTTCAACCAGCCTGTCGAAGACCTTCAGGCGATCTTGCGCGACGGCCCAGCACACGGAACACACATCCTCGGCTGGTGGTCCAGCATCGGCATGTTCAAAGCGCACCTCGGCTACGACCCGACCACCGCGATGGACTCGATCCTGGCACTACGCGCTGAGCAACGAGATATCACCGATCTCATGGGGCACACCGTCACATGGTCCCCCCGCGACAACCGCGGCCTTCTCTTCGACCGCACCCAACTGCCCGCGCCAGTCACCCTGATCCCTCTGATGCCGCTGAACCGCGACATCTACAACGCCCTGACGGAAACGGACTGGGACCAGTGA
- a CDS encoding ABC-three component system middle component 2 — MRSPLNGPLEYGLRVLVMLTEAYPQQLDINHLVLLDHTVLHTAEIGGPPSIHPDHPLHAGELGVRRANVEEGLRVMLRAGLIDMQAPSTGIRYQAGEEAYSFVSGLASSYITELRNRSRWVFERFATMSDEQIRQQTMVIFRRRPADTGTTSSERQAEPWNG; from the coding sequence ATGAGAAGCCCCCTCAACGGTCCGCTCGAATACGGGCTCCGCGTCCTCGTGATGCTGACCGAGGCCTATCCGCAACAGCTGGACATCAACCATCTGGTCCTGCTCGACCACACCGTCCTCCATACCGCCGAAATCGGAGGACCGCCCTCCATCCATCCTGACCATCCCCTGCACGCCGGTGAGCTCGGCGTCCGACGGGCCAACGTCGAAGAAGGGCTACGAGTCATGCTGCGCGCCGGGCTTATCGACATGCAGGCGCCGAGCACCGGCATCCGATACCAAGCCGGCGAGGAGGCATACAGCTTCGTCAGCGGACTCGCCTCCAGCTACATCACCGAATTGCGCAACCGCTCCCGGTGGGTGTTCGAGCGGTTCGCGACAATGTCCGACGAGCAGATCAGACAGCAGACTATGGTGATCTTCCGCAGACGCCCCGCTGACACAGGCACCACCAGCAGCGAGAGGCAGGCAGAGCCATGGAACGGCTGA
- a CDS encoding ABC-three component system protein, with protein MTTGEQQIDRRVTVSDMPMPADSTLSVALDGPPVPPMARIMSYSPDDWEEFIYEWATALEEDYFQIKRLGGAGDKGADIAAFKTHEQFEGPWDCFQAKHYDKPLSFGDSAKEILKVFVSTLEGAYTLPRSYQFLAPRGLSTQLNMLVSKPTALRAKFLDRLVEGDALVKGLDKAVIEAVRTLVAGTAFSMFRSVEVQEALTTHSQTRWHASRFGTSLPERGTSESPPEDYSPDETRYLQQLLAVYAERHPGTITTLESVAAVPKMARNLQRQRVRFFKAESLKAYSAGAVPPGTFEKLQEDIHAGVVDVADADHPNGFAKLNQVMTQVGSLDLSRHKLINVTEIQDRQGVCHQLANDDRLTWVDES; from the coding sequence GTGACCACGGGTGAACAGCAGATCGATCGGCGCGTCACCGTCAGCGACATGCCCATGCCTGCCGACTCGACTCTCTCGGTGGCCCTGGACGGGCCCCCGGTCCCCCCGATGGCGCGCATCATGTCGTACTCGCCTGACGACTGGGAAGAGTTCATCTACGAGTGGGCCACTGCCCTGGAGGAGGACTACTTCCAGATCAAGCGCCTCGGCGGAGCGGGCGACAAGGGCGCGGACATCGCCGCGTTCAAGACCCACGAGCAGTTCGAGGGGCCGTGGGATTGCTTCCAGGCCAAGCACTACGACAAGCCGCTCAGCTTCGGTGACTCCGCGAAGGAGATCCTCAAGGTCTTCGTGTCCACCTTGGAGGGGGCATACACCCTTCCCCGCAGCTACCAGTTCCTGGCGCCGAGAGGGCTTTCCACTCAGCTCAACATGCTGGTCAGCAAGCCGACTGCCCTGCGCGCGAAGTTCTTGGACCGGCTCGTCGAAGGCGACGCTCTGGTGAAAGGGCTGGACAAAGCCGTAATCGAAGCGGTACGGACATTGGTTGCAGGCACCGCCTTCAGCATGTTCAGGTCGGTGGAGGTGCAAGAAGCGCTGACCACTCACTCCCAGACCAGATGGCATGCCTCCCGGTTCGGCACGTCACTTCCCGAACGCGGTACCAGCGAGAGCCCGCCGGAGGACTACTCGCCGGACGAGACACGCTACCTCCAGCAGCTTCTGGCGGTGTACGCCGAACGCCACCCAGGCACGATCACCACCTTGGAATCCGTGGCCGCCGTCCCGAAGATGGCCAGGAACCTACAGCGGCAACGGGTGCGATTCTTCAAGGCCGAGTCGCTCAAGGCTTACTCCGCCGGAGCGGTGCCGCCGGGCACCTTCGAGAAGCTTCAAGAGGACATCCACGCAGGGGTGGTCGACGTCGCCGATGCCGACCACCCGAACGGCTTCGCGAAGCTGAACCAGGTGATGACGCAGGTGGGCAGCCTCGACCTCAGCCGTCACAAGCTCATCAACGTAACCGAAATCCAAGACCGCCAGGGCGTCTGCCACCAACTAGCCAACGATGACCGCCTGACCTGGGTGGACGAGTCATGA
- a CDS encoding AAA family ATPase, translating to MERLRLLHLTFIGPSVDPATVEFGPKLTLVRGPSDTGKSHIADSLDFMLGGSKLEELPEHEGYDQVLLGVQLPDGEPVTLARSPHGGNFSLFQGDHRAYPLPVDRKPLSAKHSAKSTENLSRYLLGKLGLDDKVIRKDGAGNTVSFTVRALAPLFLVNEIKIQAKTSPISTGQRTDETKEISAFRLLLQGEDDSAITPGESEKDQRRSKTAKSEVIDTLISELREQLHSNETLQQINEQRQRLQATIAGSTASIEQAAEARQQWGHALSNNERLATAAQRSLTELETLDARFTLLHKQYTSDLDRLDAVAEAGTLLGYFSPGRCVFCGADPEHQHLNEDCADDTTALAESVREEKRKTTALRGDLVEAIAGLRAERDEKVQRLQAFTDQAAQARTEIARLDDLLSPQETELSDLLTKSSQLERDADAINRIQRLERLRTEIEEAPKPDKMERTAGLQRIAVANLSRMIAARLGAWGYQEAETTSYNFDKQDIMSGNQLRSAHGKGVRAILHAAFTISLAQYCFDNDLPHPGFVILDSPLVVYRPPDPNDEPDNSGDILDTTSLSALFFADIQTNFSGQIIILENQNPPNHLESGTRDISFTKNADHGRYGLFPRNRTHNVSSEDTSRDTTR from the coding sequence ATGGAACGGCTGAGGCTGCTGCACCTGACCTTCATAGGCCCGTCGGTCGACCCCGCCACCGTGGAATTCGGCCCCAAGCTCACCCTCGTCCGCGGACCGTCCGACACGGGGAAGTCACACATCGCCGACTCCCTCGACTTCATGCTGGGCGGCTCGAAACTCGAGGAACTCCCCGAACACGAAGGCTACGACCAAGTGCTACTCGGCGTGCAGCTGCCCGACGGGGAGCCGGTGACACTGGCCCGGAGCCCGCACGGTGGCAATTTCAGCCTCTTCCAGGGCGATCACCGCGCCTACCCGTTGCCCGTCGACCGCAAGCCGTTATCGGCGAAGCATAGTGCCAAGAGCACCGAGAACCTCTCGCGCTATCTCCTGGGCAAGCTCGGCCTCGATGACAAGGTCATTCGCAAGGATGGCGCCGGGAACACTGTCTCGTTCACTGTTCGAGCCCTGGCTCCCCTGTTCCTCGTGAACGAAATCAAGATCCAGGCTAAGACCTCACCGATCTCGACAGGGCAGCGCACAGACGAGACCAAAGAAATCTCTGCCTTTCGCCTGCTGTTGCAGGGCGAGGACGACTCCGCGATCACGCCAGGCGAATCGGAGAAAGACCAGCGCAGGTCCAAGACAGCCAAGAGCGAAGTCATCGACACGTTGATATCCGAGCTGCGCGAACAACTCCACAGCAACGAGACTCTTCAACAGATCAACGAACAACGCCAGCGCCTACAGGCGACGATTGCCGGATCGACAGCGAGCATCGAGCAGGCTGCCGAAGCGAGGCAGCAGTGGGGGCATGCCCTGTCCAACAACGAGCGGCTTGCCACCGCCGCACAGCGAAGCCTGACCGAACTGGAGACACTCGATGCACGGTTCACACTCCTGCACAAGCAGTACACCTCTGACCTAGACCGGCTGGACGCCGTCGCTGAAGCCGGGACACTACTCGGCTACTTCAGCCCCGGACGTTGCGTGTTCTGCGGCGCCGACCCCGAACACCAGCACCTCAACGAGGACTGCGCCGACGACACAACTGCGCTCGCCGAATCCGTGCGCGAAGAAAAGCGTAAGACGACCGCGCTCCGCGGGGACCTGGTTGAAGCCATCGCCGGCCTGCGCGCCGAACGCGACGAGAAAGTTCAGAGGCTCCAGGCCTTCACCGACCAAGCAGCCCAGGCACGGACAGAGATCGCGCGGCTGGACGACCTGCTCAGCCCCCAGGAAACCGAGCTCAGCGACCTACTCACTAAGTCATCTCAACTGGAACGCGACGCCGACGCCATCAACCGCATTCAGCGCCTCGAAAGACTCCGCACCGAGATCGAAGAGGCGCCGAAGCCAGACAAAATGGAGCGAACGGCAGGTCTGCAACGCATCGCAGTCGCCAACCTCTCCCGCATGATCGCAGCCCGACTAGGGGCCTGGGGCTACCAGGAAGCCGAAACCACCAGCTACAACTTCGACAAACAAGACATCATGTCCGGCAACCAGCTGCGCTCGGCCCACGGCAAAGGTGTCCGGGCCATCCTGCACGCCGCCTTCACCATATCGCTCGCCCAGTACTGCTTCGACAACGACCTCCCCCACCCCGGCTTCGTCATACTCGACTCCCCCCTGGTCGTCTACCGGCCGCCGGACCCGAACGACGAACCCGACAACAGCGGCGACATCCTCGACACCACCAGCCTCTCAGCCCTGTTCTTCGCCGATATCCAGACGAACTTCTCCGGCCAAATCATCATCCTGGAGAACCAGAACCCACCGAACCATCTGGAGTCCGGGACACGGGACATCTCTTTCACCAAAAACGCAGACCATGGACGCTACGGCTTGTTCCCCCGTAACCGGACCCACAACGTCAGCTCAGAAGACACGAGTCGTGACACAACCCGGTAA
- a CDS encoding GMC oxidoreductase encodes MGVLWRGSCPQPLGSEVSTLVPPEEHSDSIHQAYQLLGIPLGERPDNLTAELCSTLITRLDINQGIPPSSSIRALPIAATNSPDGTRWTGPDVILAGIAESPRSNVSIRASTHCRKVLLRGDRAVGVEVVDLESKELYQIHAQVIVLAADAFRTPQILYNSGIRPAHLGRHFNDHLQVTLQVVLSQPLQEVAAVASQQVDLGAQGCWIPFADESRPFHGQVLYGFQEDLRSERPLAVTAGISLYGRKEITGDDRVILHDTQRDIYDMPTISLHYRWTRQDRKTIDHLKLSALDIAHQLGVPSRHDPNVLPPGASLHYQGTMRMGATELESVCDAYGRVHTLSNVYVGGGGLIETSTACNPTLTAVALAHRSAKRISIEMKGGSKK; translated from the coding sequence GGGAGTACTGTGGCGTGGGTCCTGCCCACAACCTCTCGGCAGTGAGGTATCAACACTCGTGCCACCGGAAGAGCATAGCGACAGTATTCACCAAGCTTATCAGCTTCTCGGAATCCCACTGGGCGAGCGCCCAGATAACCTCACTGCAGAGTTGTGCTCTACATTGATAACTCGGTTGGATATAAATCAAGGGATTCCACCGTCCTCGTCTATCCGAGCATTACCGATCGCCGCGACCAATTCGCCGGACGGCACCAGATGGACAGGGCCAGATGTCATCCTGGCCGGTATCGCAGAAAGTCCAAGATCGAATGTGTCAATCAGAGCAAGCACACATTGCCGAAAGGTTCTCCTGAGAGGCGACCGCGCAGTTGGAGTGGAGGTGGTTGACTTAGAAAGCAAGGAGCTGTACCAAATTCATGCCCAGGTCATCGTCCTCGCCGCAGACGCGTTTAGGACACCCCAGATTCTCTACAACTCGGGTATCAGACCTGCACATCTGGGGCGACACTTCAATGATCATCTACAAGTCACACTGCAAGTGGTTTTGTCACAACCGCTCCAAGAAGTCGCAGCGGTCGCGTCCCAGCAGGTCGACCTCGGGGCACAGGGGTGCTGGATTCCTTTCGCTGACGAATCAAGACCTTTTCACGGGCAGGTGTTGTACGGGTTTCAAGAGGACCTACGATCTGAGCGACCGCTAGCCGTCACCGCGGGAATATCCTTGTATGGCCGAAAGGAAATAACAGGAGATGATCGCGTCATACTCCATGACACTCAACGCGACATCTACGATATGCCTACGATCAGTCTGCATTATCGGTGGACTCGTCAAGATCGAAAGACGATCGATCATCTGAAATTAAGCGCTTTGGACATTGCCCACCAGTTGGGCGTACCAAGCAGACATGACCCCAACGTGCTACCTCCAGGCGCTTCGCTTCACTACCAGGGTACGATGCGAATGGGTGCCACTGAACTAGAGTCGGTATGTGACGCCTACGGCCGAGTACATACCCTATCTAACGTATACGTGGGAGGTGGCGGATTGATAGAGACCTCCACGGCGTGCAATCCCACACTAACAGCCGTCGCACTCGCGCATCGTTCAGCGAAAAGAATTTCCATTGAAATGAAGGGTGGTTCAAAGAAATGA
- a CDS encoding NUDIX domain-containing protein — protein MSRRDRFRYAVAVDMIVLTVREQALQVLVIERARKPFLGKLALPGGFLEDGENLDQAAHRELAEETGLDAETLHIRQFRTYGDPDRDPRGPILSVAYVALMPDLPIPIAGGDASAARWTPADDLLSDPAVLAFDHHRILSDAVDSARDLLSHTTLATTFCPPEFTISQLREVYETVWGIELEPSNFHRKITRADGFVTPTGGKASSDGGRRATLYRAGPATQLYPALLREHHPKNARQAGEHQELSTL, from the coding sequence ATGAGCAGGCGAGACAGGTTTCGGTACGCGGTCGCGGTCGACATGATCGTGCTGACGGTGCGCGAGCAAGCGCTGCAGGTGCTGGTCATCGAGCGCGCCAGGAAGCCCTTTCTCGGCAAGCTCGCGCTTCCTGGGGGGTTCCTGGAGGATGGCGAGAATCTTGACCAGGCCGCCCACCGTGAACTCGCGGAAGAGACAGGCCTGGACGCGGAGACACTGCACATCCGGCAGTTCCGGACCTACGGCGACCCGGACCGTGACCCCCGGGGTCCGATCCTGTCCGTGGCCTATGTTGCGCTGATGCCCGATCTGCCGATTCCGATCGCCGGAGGCGACGCCAGCGCCGCACGCTGGACGCCAGCAGACGACCTGCTTTCCGATCCCGCTGTACTGGCGTTCGACCATCACCGGATCCTCAGTGACGCGGTCGACAGCGCCCGCGATCTGCTGTCCCACACCACACTCGCGACGACGTTCTGTCCACCAGAGTTCACCATCAGCCAGCTGCGCGAGGTCTACGAAACCGTCTGGGGCATCGAACTGGAACCATCGAACTTTCACCGCAAGATCACCCGGGCCGACGGCTTCGTCACCCCCACCGGAGGCAAAGCTTCCAGCGACGGTGGCCGTCGCGCCACCCTCTACCGCGCGGGACCCGCAACCCAGCTGTATCCGGCGCTGCTGCGCGAGCACCACCCGAAGAACGCCCGCCAGGCCGGTGAGCACCAGGAGCTGTCCACGTTGTAG
- a CDS encoding DUF4238 domain-containing protein, with product MTAGRVWRRRSKRTWAVSRSLQSRASKSKRHHYVPKSYLRAWSFDQRRVRVLNTVDGTDRPVGLRDVCVKENFYRVTDSSGRQHNQVEDMLAVLDEECAKLLRLLRGWAPGDDVDFEDFMSLAVVMAVQRSRTPQARRHMQEMTDGIYRSLNRPTETTRGRRAGSASRCRRPLLSTAIATP from the coding sequence GTGACGGCGGGCAGAGTCTGGCGCCGAAGGTCCAAGCGTACATGGGCCGTATCGCGGAGCTTGCAGTCGAGGGCCAGCAAGTCGAAGCGGCATCATTACGTACCCAAGTCCTACTTGCGGGCGTGGAGCTTTGATCAGCGCCGAGTGCGTGTGCTGAATACGGTCGACGGGACGGACCGGCCGGTGGGGCTCCGCGATGTCTGCGTCAAAGAGAACTTCTATCGGGTCACGGACAGTTCAGGTCGGCAGCACAACCAAGTCGAGGACATGCTGGCGGTGCTCGACGAGGAATGCGCCAAGCTGCTGCGCTTGCTTAGGGGCTGGGCTCCTGGCGACGATGTCGACTTCGAGGACTTCATGTCTCTGGCAGTGGTGATGGCTGTGCAGCGGAGCCGGACTCCTCAAGCTCGGCGCCACATGCAGGAGATGACGGATGGGATCTATCGAAGCCTCAACCGGCCCACGGAGACGACCCGCGGCCGACGGGCCGGGTCGGCATCTAGGTGTCGGCGTCCTTTGTTGTCGACAGCCATCGCCACCCCATAG